A stretch of the Haloarcula ordinaria genome encodes the following:
- a CDS encoding PIN domain-containing protein, protein MTVYVETDFLLALAKDTDWLQVPAEDALVKYDIETSPFSYLELLLARERYEFDYVPLVANLLELVPVRDEEEKQIVLKAVNYYDDGMTSFDAFHAATAETRGMDVLSSEKDYEDIEIERVPLEPTDEE, encoded by the coding sequence ATGACGGTGTACGTCGAGACGGATTTTTTGCTCGCACTCGCCAAAGATACTGATTGGTTGCAGGTCCCCGCAGAGGACGCCCTTGTCAAATACGATATCGAAACGTCACCGTTCTCGTATCTCGAACTCCTCCTCGCTCGGGAACGCTACGAGTTCGACTACGTTCCGCTGGTGGCGAACCTGCTCGAACTCGTCCCCGTGCGAGACGAAGAGGAGAAGCAGATCGTCCTGAAGGCCGTCAACTACTACGACGATGGGATGACATCGTTCGACGCTTTCCACGCAGCGACTGCGGAAACGCGAGGGATGGACGTGCTCTCGTCCGAGAAAGACTACGAAGACATCGAGATAGAACGAGTCCCACTTGAACCGACCGACGAGGAATAA
- a CDS encoding cupin domain-containing protein, with translation MAIVEHTLPPQTLAAPLHRHSHEDEISYVLEGEMTVLADEELTTVQAGESVVKGRGVWHTFWNAGDEPLQFLEIIAPGEFSEYFEEVARLGPPDPTDEEWVSQFLAIGERYGFEADLESVPALLEKHDLQM, from the coding sequence GTGGCCATCGTTGAGCACACGCTACCGCCGCAGACGCTGGCGGCACCGCTCCACCGCCACAGCCATGAGGACGAGATTTCCTACGTGCTGGAGGGCGAGATGACCGTACTGGCGGACGAGGAACTGACGACCGTACAAGCGGGGGAGTCGGTCGTGAAAGGCCGAGGAGTCTGGCACACATTCTGGAACGCTGGCGACGAACCGCTCCAGTTCCTCGAAATCATCGCCCCAGGTGAGTTCTCGGAGTACTTTGAGGAAGTCGCACGACTCGGGCCACCCGACCCGACGGACGAGGAATGGGTCTCGCAGTTCCTAGCGATCGGCGAACGCTACGGTTTCGAGGCCGACCTTGAGAGTGTCCCGGCACTCCTCGAAAAGCACGACCTCCAGATGTAG
- a CDS encoding chorismate mutase: MSTEPNPEDMSLDELREEIRAIDREIVEKIAQRTYVADTIAQVKAEKDLPTTDEAQEQAVMDRAGENAERFDVESNLVKAVFRLLIELNKVEQRESR; the protein is encoded by the coding sequence ATGAGTACAGAGCCGAACCCCGAGGACATGTCACTCGACGAACTGCGCGAGGAGATACGGGCCATCGACCGGGAGATCGTCGAGAAGATCGCCCAGCGGACCTACGTGGCCGACACTATCGCGCAGGTGAAAGCGGAGAAGGACCTGCCGACGACCGACGAGGCCCAGGAGCAGGCCGTGATGGACCGCGCCGGCGAGAACGCCGAACGGTTCGACGTCGAGTCCAATCTCGTGAAGGCCGTCTTCCGACTGCTCATCGAGCTGAACAAAGTTGAACAAAGAGAGAGCAGATAG
- a CDS encoding shikimate kinase, producing the protein MEGKAAAPAAGTVLNALATGRGSAFAIDEYTTATVELWKDEEGVTGEVDGAPEADTRLVERCVEYVIDSHGGPETVGFPAVSGGHVRTESDIPMASGLKSSSAAANATVLATLDALDATDRMTREDVARLGVMAARDVGVTVTGAFDDASASMLGGVTVTDNEADELLARDEVDWDVLVWTPPEQSFSADADVDRCRKIAPMAGLVEDLALDGDYQRAMTVNGLAFCAALGFDSEPLVEAMGQVQGVSLSGTGPSFTAVGERRALEQVQAYWDRRDGRTLLTTTQTEGTQTV; encoded by the coding sequence ATGGAAGGGAAGGCAGCCGCGCCCGCCGCCGGAACGGTCCTGAACGCGCTCGCGACCGGCCGAGGCTCGGCGTTCGCCATCGACGAGTACACCACGGCTACGGTGGAGCTGTGGAAAGACGAGGAGGGCGTCACCGGCGAGGTCGACGGTGCGCCCGAGGCCGACACCCGCCTCGTCGAGCGCTGCGTCGAGTACGTCATCGACTCGCACGGCGGCCCAGAGACCGTGGGATTCCCCGCGGTGTCAGGCGGGCACGTCCGCACCGAGAGCGACATCCCGATGGCGTCCGGTCTGAAGAGCTCGAGCGCCGCGGCGAACGCGACGGTGCTGGCGACGCTCGACGCACTGGACGCGACAGACCGGATGACCCGCGAGGACGTGGCGCGACTGGGCGTCATGGCCGCAAGAGACGTCGGTGTCACAGTCACCGGGGCGTTCGACGACGCCTCCGCCTCGATGCTCGGCGGTGTCACCGTCACCGACAACGAGGCCGACGAACTGCTGGCCCGCGACGAGGTCGACTGGGACGTGCTCGTCTGGACGCCACCGGAGCAGTCGTTCAGCGCCGACGCCGACGTCGACCGCTGCCGGAAGATCGCACCGATGGCCGGCCTGGTCGAGGACCTCGCGCTCGACGGCGACTACCAGCGCGCGATGACGGTCAACGGGCTGGCGTTCTGTGCCGCGCTCGGCTTCGATTCGGAACCGCTGGTCGAGGCCATGGGCCAGGTGCAGGGCGTCTCGCTGTCGGGCACCGGCCCGTCGTTCACCGCCGTCGGCGAACGACGAGCGCTCGAACAGGTCCAGGCGTACTGGGACCGGCGCGACGGACGGACGCTGCTGACCACGACGCAAACAGAAGGAACACAGACAGTATGA
- a CDS encoding DUF5796 family protein, with translation MSNRSDIAPSSLSVELTEDGVAVEYLDGRTAFYHGIPSKVEERVRTAPGKDTHVLITDETETTGILVYVNDLRTHDDIIEESGVGRVILQNGDEDELFPGVTVRDHQMRVEVEVDFDVADGRVFVFEEDDMGERSFEIVPEEV, from the coding sequence ATGAGCAACCGGTCCGACATCGCGCCATCGTCGCTCTCGGTCGAACTGACCGAGGACGGCGTCGCCGTCGAGTACCTCGACGGGCGGACGGCGTTCTACCACGGCATCCCGTCGAAAGTCGAGGAGCGCGTCCGTACCGCCCCGGGAAAGGACACCCACGTGCTGATAACCGACGAGACGGAGACGACGGGCATCCTCGTCTACGTCAACGACCTCCGGACCCACGACGACATCATCGAGGAGAGTGGCGTCGGGCGGGTCATCCTCCAGAACGGGGACGAGGACGAGCTGTTCCCGGGGGTCACAGTCCGCGACCACCAGATGCGCGTCGAGGTCGAGGTCGACTTCGACGTCGCGGACGGCCGCGTCTTCGTCTTCGAGGAAGACGACATGGGCGAACGCAGCTTCGAAATCGTCCCGGAAGAAGTCTGA
- a CDS encoding DUF7128 family protein produces MVVTTERDDMTWYKCEVCGLMFDDRQDAQQHESNCDDEDPSYIQ; encoded by the coding sequence ATGGTAGTCACGACCGAGCGGGACGACATGACCTGGTACAAATGCGAGGTCTGCGGGCTGATGTTCGACGACCGGCAGGACGCGCAACAGCACGAGTCGAACTGTGACGACGAAGACCCGTCGTACATCCAGTGA
- a CDS encoding AAA family ATPase, with amino-acid sequence MSGSSDDGIELTVEGAHKRDAGRGIARLTESARSQLGVLSGDPVIVEGDRMTVVKVWPADEQGEFVRIDADTRANAGVNIGETVTVSQGSVVAATDIAVQPVDPIPGTDEYEYTVRDRLVDRMVQADERVHVEGLGTFLVRRTTPDGPVQVTDETRVTVLARDGEGKSSGTQSSPSPSSSDRVNPETAETETGISYEDIGGLDEELDRIREMIEMPLSEPEQFRRLGIDPPSGVLLHGPPGTGKTLIARAVANEVDAYFDTISGPEIVSKYKGESEERLREAFERAEANSPAILFIDEIDSIAGSRDEDADMENRVVAQLLTLMDGLEERGNVVVIGATNRVDAVDEALRRGGRFDREIEVGVPDEAGRREILDVHTREMPIDDEVDFDSIAARTHGFVGADLASLTTEAAMVALRRDRDSPAVTKADFDEALATVEPSAMREYVAESPDTTFDDVGGLEEVKQVLTEAIEWPLAYTDLFTATNTDPPSGILLYGPPGTGKTLLARAVAGESDVNFIHVAGPEIMDRYVGESEEAVRKLFERARQTAPSIIFLDEIDAIASHRGQGNEVTERVVSQLLAELDGITENPNLVVLAATNRRDMIDDALLRPGRLEQHVEVPNPDSTAREAILAVHTRQKPLAADVSLADLAADTEGFSGAQLEAVVREASMLAIREAASELGPEAASERADEVVVTREHFDRAVEHERAR; translated from the coding sequence ATGAGTGGGTCCAGCGACGACGGTATCGAGCTGACGGTCGAGGGGGCGCACAAGCGGGACGCCGGCCGCGGTATCGCGCGCCTCACCGAATCCGCGCGGAGCCAGCTCGGCGTTCTGAGCGGCGACCCCGTCATCGTCGAGGGCGACCGGATGACCGTAGTGAAGGTGTGGCCCGCGGACGAACAGGGCGAGTTCGTTCGCATCGACGCCGATACCCGGGCGAACGCCGGCGTCAACATCGGCGAGACGGTGACCGTGAGCCAGGGATCTGTGGTGGCAGCCACCGACATCGCCGTCCAGCCGGTGGACCCGATTCCGGGGACCGACGAGTACGAGTACACCGTCCGGGACCGGCTGGTCGACCGGATGGTCCAGGCCGACGAACGCGTCCACGTCGAGGGACTGGGGACCTTCCTCGTCAGGCGGACGACGCCGGACGGCCCGGTGCAGGTCACCGACGAAACGCGCGTGACGGTGCTCGCGAGAGACGGCGAGGGCAAGTCCAGCGGGACGCAATCCTCTCCCTCGCCGTCCAGCAGCGACCGGGTCAACCCCGAGACGGCCGAGACAGAGACGGGCATCAGTTACGAGGACATCGGCGGCCTCGACGAGGAGCTCGACCGCATCCGCGAGATGATCGAGATGCCGTTGTCGGAACCCGAGCAGTTCCGGCGACTCGGTATCGACCCGCCCAGCGGTGTCCTCCTGCACGGGCCGCCGGGGACCGGGAAGACGCTCATCGCCCGCGCCGTCGCCAACGAAGTGGACGCGTACTTCGACACCATCTCCGGCCCCGAAATCGTCTCGAAGTACAAGGGCGAGAGCGAGGAGCGCTTGCGCGAGGCGTTCGAGCGCGCGGAGGCCAACTCGCCGGCCATCCTGTTCATCGACGAGATCGACTCCATCGCGGGGTCGCGCGACGAGGACGCCGACATGGAGAACCGCGTCGTCGCGCAGCTGTTGACGCTGATGGACGGTCTCGAGGAGCGCGGGAACGTCGTCGTCATCGGCGCGACGAACCGGGTCGACGCCGTGGACGAGGCGCTGCGCCGGGGTGGCCGCTTCGACCGCGAAATCGAGGTCGGCGTCCCCGACGAGGCCGGCCGACGCGAGATTCTCGACGTCCACACGCGCGAGATGCCCATCGACGACGAGGTTGACTTCGACAGCATCGCCGCCCGGACGCACGGCTTCGTCGGCGCGGACCTCGCTTCGCTGACGACGGAGGCGGCGATGGTGGCGCTGCGGCGGGACCGGGACAGCCCGGCGGTGACGAAGGCGGACTTCGACGAGGCGCTGGCGACGGTCGAACCGAGCGCGATGCGCGAGTACGTCGCCGAGTCCCCCGACACCACCTTCGACGACGTCGGCGGTCTCGAGGAGGTCAAGCAGGTCCTCACAGAGGCCATCGAGTGGCCGCTGGCCTACACCGACCTGTTCACCGCGACGAACACGGACCCGCCCAGCGGCATCCTGCTGTACGGCCCGCCTGGGACGGGGAAGACCCTCCTCGCTCGCGCCGTCGCCGGCGAGAGCGACGTCAACTTCATCCACGTCGCGGGGCCGGAAATCATGGACCGCTACGTCGGCGAGAGCGAGGAAGCGGTCCGGAAACTGTTCGAGCGGGCCCGCCAGACCGCGCCGAGCATCATCTTCCTGGACGAGATCGACGCCATCGCCAGCCACCGCGGGCAGGGTAACGAGGTGACCGAGCGGGTCGTCTCCCAACTGCTCGCCGAACTCGACGGCATCACGGAGAACCCGAACCTCGTCGTGTTGGCCGCGACGAACCGCCGGGACATGATCGACGACGCACTCCTGCGGCCGGGCCGTCTCGAGCAACACGTCGAGGTCCCCAATCCTGACTCGACCGCACGGGAGGCGATTCTGGCCGTCCACACCCGGCAGAAACCGCTCGCAGCGGACGTCTCGCTCGCCGACCTCGCGGCCGACACCGAGGGGTTCTCCGGGGCGCAACTGGAGGCCGTGGTCCGCGAGGCGTCGATGCTCGCCATCAGGGAGGCCGCGAGCGAGCTGGGCCCCGAGGCCGCGAGCGAGCGCGCGGACGAAGTCGTCGTCACTCGCGAGCACTTCGACCGGGCCGTAGAGCACGAACGAGCACGGTAA
- a CDS encoding DUF4349 domain-containing protein — translation MSSKRFAPLLVALVLLLAGCAGAGNPVSANGGGDGGELAASGDAEAPQEQAQQSGGDGGGSADSVAQADAISQQRAIIRTGRMVVEVDNFSTSRTAVAAEARSLGGYVSDSNQRLHRSGNATWRTGYVVVRIPSEDYESMQEYAGARGTIVSEETETQDVTDQLVDLEARLENLRQRRDRLRTFYSRANDTEELLRIEEQLSEVQGEIERLEAQRRSLEQRVAFSTLRVELREPAPGASDIRAQYHQQSLVAVFLGSVEDVYVFGRATLVTGAAALPWLAVLAVPVLGVRRALRGRSFSLPSVRSDDSDVGEEADESDSGTTDTEDESGGTENEERGAGADSTESTDDRE, via the coding sequence ATGTCCTCGAAGAGATTTGCCCCCCTGCTCGTCGCACTGGTCCTGTTGCTGGCTGGCTGTGCGGGCGCCGGCAACCCCGTGAGCGCGAACGGTGGTGGAGACGGCGGCGAACTGGCTGCCAGTGGGGATGCGGAAGCACCTCAGGAACAGGCACAGCAATCGGGCGGTGACGGCGGCGGGAGCGCAGACAGCGTCGCACAGGCTGACGCAATCAGCCAGCAGCGAGCCATCATCAGGACGGGGCGGATGGTCGTCGAAGTGGACAACTTCTCCACGAGTCGAACCGCGGTCGCGGCGGAGGCACGTAGCCTCGGTGGCTACGTCAGCGACTCCAACCAGCGCCTCCACCGGTCCGGGAACGCGACGTGGCGGACCGGCTACGTCGTCGTCCGTATCCCCAGCGAGGACTACGAGTCGATGCAAGAGTACGCCGGCGCTCGGGGGACCATCGTCTCCGAGGAGACGGAGACCCAGGACGTCACCGACCAGCTGGTCGACCTGGAGGCCAGGCTGGAGAACCTCCGCCAGCGCCGTGACCGCCTGCGGACGTTCTACAGTCGCGCCAACGACACCGAGGAGCTGCTGCGCATCGAGGAGCAGCTCTCGGAGGTCCAGGGCGAAATCGAGCGTCTCGAAGCCCAGCGCCGCTCGCTCGAACAGCGGGTCGCCTTCTCGACGCTGCGGGTCGAACTCCGTGAGCCCGCGCCGGGTGCGAGCGACATCCGGGCGCAGTACCACCAGCAGTCGCTCGTGGCCGTCTTCCTCGGGTCCGTCGAGGACGTCTACGTCTTCGGGCGAGCAACGCTAGTGACCGGCGCGGCCGCCCTCCCGTGGCTGGCCGTCCTCGCCGTGCCGGTGCTCGGCGTTCGCCGCGCCCTCCGTGGCCGCAGTTTCTCGCTGCCGTCGGTGCGGTCCGATGACTCGGATGTCGGGGAGGAGGCCGACGAGAGCGATTCCGGGACGACGGACACCGAAGACGAGTCGGGTGGTACCGAAAACGAGGAGCGAGGAGCCGGGGCGGACAGCACGGAATCGACGGACGACAGGGAGTAG
- a CDS encoding carbon-nitrogen family hydrolase → MRLTLAQITVDPGSVQGNVERASDAIERAAADGADLVVLPELFNVGYFAFELYGRRAEALDGETLTTIRDTAVEEGVAVLAGSIVEDLESSAAAGIPVPTDDGLANTAVFFDRDGERRAVYRKHHLFGYGSAESDLLEPGQRLPTVEYEGFTVGISTCYDLRFPKLHRQLVEKGATLTLVPSAWPYPRVEHWKLFPRARAVENLLYVAAANGVGTFDQTELLGRSTIFDPWGTTLASSSDDPALVTADVDPGRVERVRDEFPALEDVRTDW, encoded by the coding sequence ATGAGACTCACGCTCGCACAGATCACGGTCGATCCGGGAAGCGTCCAGGGGAACGTCGAGCGGGCGTCGGACGCTATCGAGCGAGCGGCGGCCGACGGCGCGGACCTGGTGGTCCTCCCCGAACTGTTCAACGTCGGCTACTTCGCGTTCGAACTGTACGGCCGCCGGGCGGAGGCTCTGGACGGCGAGACGCTCACGACGATTCGAGACACGGCCGTCGAAGAGGGTGTCGCCGTACTGGCCGGGAGCATCGTCGAAGACCTCGAGTCCAGTGCGGCAGCGGGAATCCCGGTGCCGACCGACGACGGCCTGGCGAACACGGCAGTGTTCTTCGACCGGGACGGCGAGCGCCGGGCGGTGTACCGCAAGCACCACCTCTTTGGCTACGGGTCGGCCGAGTCCGACCTGCTCGAGCCCGGACAGCGGCTCCCGACCGTCGAGTACGAGGGGTTCACCGTCGGCATCTCGACGTGCTACGACCTCCGGTTCCCGAAGCTCCACCGCCAGCTCGTCGAGAAGGGCGCGACGCTGACGCTGGTCCCGAGCGCCTGGCCCTACCCGCGCGTCGAGCACTGGAAGCTGTTCCCCCGAGCGCGCGCAGTCGAGAACCTCCTGTACGTCGCCGCGGCCAACGGCGTCGGGACGTTCGACCAGACGGAGCTGCTGGGCCGGTCGACCATCTTCGACCCCTGGGGGACCACCCTCGCGAGTTCGAGCGACGACCCCGCGCTGGTGACGGCGGACGTCGACCCGGGCCGCGTCGAGCGGGTCCGTGACGAGTTCCCCGCGCTGGAAGACGTCCGGACAGACTGGTGA
- a CDS encoding SRPBCC family protein: MTVRVERSITVSAAPERVWEFIADPEKRARPISVVTDFEVVDDEQANWYLELPIPVVNRTLKVETKDVERRYPEYVRFVGKSKVMRVQGEHELEETADGGTVLTNRFIVDGRLPGVERFFKRNLDEEMENLEAALREDLEVTA, from the coding sequence ATGACTGTCCGGGTCGAACGAAGCATCACCGTCTCTGCGGCGCCCGAACGCGTCTGGGAATTCATCGCCGACCCGGAGAAACGAGCACGCCCCATCAGCGTCGTCACCGACTTCGAGGTGGTCGACGACGAACAGGCCAACTGGTACCTCGAACTCCCGATTCCCGTCGTGAACCGGACGCTCAAGGTCGAGACGAAGGACGTCGAGCGTCGCTACCCCGAGTACGTCCGGTTCGTCGGGAAGTCGAAGGTGATGCGCGTCCAGGGCGAACACGAGCTGGAGGAGACAGCGGACGGCGGGACCGTCCTGACGAACCGATTCATCGTCGACGGGCGACTCCCCGGTGTCGAGCGGTTCTTCAAGCGGAACCTGGACGAGGAGATGGAGAATCTCGAGGCCGCGCTCCGCGAGGACCTCGAAGTGACAGCATGA
- a CDS encoding DUF7123 family protein — protein sequence MADFSEEDRRILEYLRDSVSRGESYFRAKNIASQIGLSAKQVGARLPRLAEEADEVEIEKWGRARSTTWRVTTG from the coding sequence ATGGCCGATTTCAGCGAGGAAGACCGGCGGATTCTGGAGTACCTCCGCGACAGCGTCTCTCGGGGTGAGAGCTACTTCCGAGCGAAGAACATCGCGTCACAGATCGGCCTCTCGGCGAAACAGGTGGGGGCCCGACTCCCCCGGCTCGCCGAAGAAGCCGACGAGGTCGAGATCGAGAAGTGGGGTCGCGCCCGGTCGACGACCTGGCGCGTGACCACGGGATAG
- a CDS encoding DUF7525 family protein — MASNTPETDMGLGLGLVFGIVALIAVVLTATNGYAYALNGVAQVRITSGIVFGIGLLAAGLSIVAIHVYDA; from the coding sequence ATGGCATCGAATACGCCCGAGACCGACATGGGGCTCGGTCTCGGTCTGGTCTTCGGTATCGTCGCGCTGATCGCCGTCGTCCTGACGGCGACGAACGGCTACGCGTACGCACTCAACGGCGTCGCGCAGGTCCGTATCACCAGCGGCATCGTGTTCGGCATCGGCCTCCTGGCGGCCGGCCTGTCAATCGTCGCGATTCACGTCTACGACGCGTGA
- a CDS encoding LEA type 2 family protein — translation MAGKLRTVAIVGIALVALVGAGLVLGVLGAPSVDSVENHFGTVSENTTTVATDLRVSNPNPIGVQLGGVSVNYTVGMNDVSMASGTKDGLSVEQGNSTLEFSTQMQNDRIPAWWYTHVRNGEVTDVTIDATLTSSTLGQSFSTAQERTIETDIIGQFNSSETRPVDANQPLISDPVLYVNETSGAWDRANLTRERTPMALDFTVYNPKSIPYAVTKVGYTITMNDVTVGAGESDRGYVIAPQSTETIEARTTIRNEHLDEWWVTHLQRNQVTDLHIDFYVVVEGAGESFRIDLDAIDYDTTIETDIFGNKAQYPTGTESEPSGSSDAEEGEPETATSTPAETETNTASATDDGGLLGDGTTVTDSPTQTDTPTETPTPTETATEDDGLL, via the coding sequence ATGGCAGGGAAACTGCGGACGGTGGCCATCGTCGGTATCGCCCTCGTCGCGCTCGTCGGGGCCGGCCTCGTGCTGGGCGTCCTCGGAGCGCCCAGCGTCGATTCGGTCGAGAACCACTTCGGGACCGTCTCGGAGAACACGACGACGGTCGCGACGGACCTCCGGGTCTCGAACCCGAACCCCATCGGGGTCCAGCTGGGCGGCGTCTCGGTGAACTACACTGTCGGGATGAACGACGTCTCTATGGCCTCCGGAACCAAGGACGGGCTGTCCGTGGAGCAGGGCAACTCGACGCTCGAGTTCTCCACCCAGATGCAGAACGACCGCATCCCCGCGTGGTGGTACACTCACGTCCGGAACGGCGAGGTGACCGACGTCACCATCGACGCGACGTTGACGTCCTCGACACTCGGACAGTCGTTCTCGACGGCACAGGAACGGACCATCGAGACCGATATCATCGGTCAGTTCAACTCGTCGGAGACCCGGCCGGTGGACGCGAACCAGCCCCTGATCTCCGACCCGGTCCTCTACGTCAACGAGACGAGCGGGGCGTGGGACCGGGCGAACCTCACGCGCGAGCGGACCCCGATGGCGCTCGATTTCACCGTCTACAACCCCAAATCGATCCCCTACGCCGTCACGAAGGTGGGGTACACCATCACGATGAACGACGTGACCGTCGGTGCCGGTGAGTCAGACCGCGGGTACGTCATCGCACCGCAGTCGACCGAGACTATCGAAGCGAGGACGACCATCAGGAACGAGCACCTTGACGAGTGGTGGGTCACACACCTCCAGCGAAATCAGGTGACCGACCTGCACATCGACTTCTACGTCGTCGTCGAGGGCGCCGGTGAGTCGTTCCGCATCGACCTCGATGCCATCGACTACGACACCACCATCGAGACGGACATCTTCGGGAACAAGGCGCAGTATCCGACGGGGACCGAATCGGAGCCGTCCGGGAGCAGCGACGCCGAAGAAGGGGAGCCCGAGACGGCCACGTCGACGCCTGCGGAGACCGAGACCAACACTGCGTCGGCGACTGACGACGGCGGCCTCCTCGGCGATGGCACTACGGTGACTGACTCACCGACACAAACGGATACCCCGACTGAAACGCCGACACCGACCGAAACCGCGACCGAGGACGACGGCCTGCTGTAG
- a CDS encoding phosphate uptake regulator PhoU — METRKVQRLGPSTLAMTLPAEWASAHDVEKGDEVSLRMGGKGTLTVMPESVQTEESEAIIYAENLDADAVERAIVAQYVLGRRVIHVEAPEGGTLDSAHINAVYNAETQLMGLGVIEETPERIAIRCSVDPEDFTLDNLLERLESTGSTMRNEAVKALAHGNPDLAQRALNRERQANKIFVLLLRLIFTAYQNPNLARAVGLEDGFPLIGYRSIAKNLELTADNAEDIAEIALEADENSLAVDSGTMRRIREFTDQVNEITELSVQSAVERDYDTTIEVRRMYREIGDKEHEILNDLPEMDNQDLLQVREVLVSLQQTAEYAVRNAEIATNLALNEQSEHTKIQ; from the coding sequence ATGGAAACGCGGAAAGTTCAGCGACTGGGTCCCTCGACGCTCGCGATGACGCTCCCCGCCGAGTGGGCGAGCGCACACGACGTCGAGAAGGGCGACGAGGTGTCGCTCCGGATGGGCGGGAAAGGAACGCTGACGGTCATGCCCGAATCCGTCCAGACGGAGGAGTCGGAAGCCATCATCTACGCCGAGAACCTCGACGCCGACGCGGTCGAGCGGGCCATCGTGGCCCAGTACGTGCTCGGCCGGCGAGTCATCCACGTCGAGGCACCGGAGGGCGGGACGCTCGACTCGGCACACATCAACGCCGTCTACAACGCCGAGACGCAGCTGATGGGCCTGGGCGTCATCGAGGAGACGCCCGAGCGCATCGCCATCCGGTGTTCGGTCGACCCCGAGGACTTCACGCTCGACAACCTGCTCGAGCGCCTCGAATCGACGGGGTCGACGATGCGAAACGAGGCCGTCAAGGCGCTGGCCCACGGCAACCCGGACCTCGCCCAGCGGGCGCTCAACCGGGAACGGCAGGCGAACAAGATATTCGTCCTCCTGCTTCGCCTCATCTTCACTGCCTACCAGAACCCGAACCTCGCGCGGGCGGTCGGCCTCGAAGACGGGTTCCCCCTCATCGGCTACCGCTCTATCGCGAAGAACCTCGAACTGACCGCCGACAACGCCGAGGACATCGCGGAAATCGCGCTCGAAGCGGACGAGAACTCGCTGGCGGTCGACAGCGGGACGATGCGCCGCATCCGCGAGTTCACCGACCAGGTCAACGAGATCACCGAGCTCTCGGTGCAGTCGGCCGTCGAACGCGATTACGATACCACCATCGAGGTCCGCAGGATGTACCGCGAGATCGGCGACAAGGAACACGAGATCCTCAACGACCTCCCGGAGATGGACAACCAGGACCTCCTGCAGGTCCGAGAGGTGCTCGTCAGTCTCCAGCAGACCGCCGAGTACGCGGTCCGGAACGCCGAGATCGCCACGAACCTCGCGCTCAACGAGCAGTCGGAACACACGAAGATTCAGTAA